Proteins encoded by one window of Oreochromis niloticus isolate F11D_XX linkage group LG17, O_niloticus_UMD_NMBU, whole genome shotgun sequence:
- the LOC109195037 gene encoding uncharacterized protein LOC109195037 encodes MRATVIDHVIVHGMTMAEAGLRVRPNLSRFTVATIIRAFRQHNRVERMPHRGGRVAIFTAAQETLIVDMVRGNNLIRDKVIPDNVNFESIDDVSLATIDRVLQRQKTRMKQVYRVPFECNSAQHKDLRYEYVQRILQLDAMARPHKYLFLDEAGFNLQKRRQRGRNIIGQRAITEVPGQRGGNITLCAAMGSAGLVHRHAVLGSYNTQRLLTFLEELKDILLDRQQHHPGPAHHIYVIIWDNVRFHRTNQIREWFTTNSDHFLNVCLPPYSPFLNPIEEFFSSWRWKVYDRQPYTRENLLRAMELACVDIPAEAFQGWIRHSRAFFPRCLARDNIACDVDEVMWPDAAQRHDATQ; translated from the exons ATGCGAGCAACAGTCATTGACCATGTCATTGTCCATGGCATGACAATGGCTGAAGCAGGACTAAGAGTCCGTCCAAACCTGAGTAGGTTCACCGTGGCCACCATTATCAGGGCATTCAGACAACACAACAG AGTTGAAAGAATGCCACATAGAGGTGGGAGGGTTGCCATATTTACAGCGGCACAAGAAACCCTCATTGTGGATATGGTTCGTGGGAACAACCTCATCAGAGACAAAGTTATTCCTGATAATGTCAACTTTGAGAGCATTGACGATGTCAGCTTGGCCACAATAGACCGAGTTCTCCAGCGCCAAAAGACGCGGATGAAACAGGTCTATAGGGTTCCCTTTGAGTGCAACTCTGCGCAACACAAAGACCTACGTTACGAGTATGTGCAA agGATATTACAGTTGGACGCGATGGCCAGACCTCATAAGTACCTCTTCCTGGATGAggctggcttcaacctgcagaAACGAAGGCAAAGAGGCCGTAACATCATTGGCCAAAGAGCCATCACTGAGGTCCCTGGCCAACGGGGAGGTAATATTACTCTTTGTGCGGCCATGGGTTCGGCGGGGCTTGTCCACCGGCATGCTGTCCTTGGGTCTTACAACACCCAACGTCTCCTCACCTTCCTAGAGGAGCTAAAAGACATCCTCCTGGACCGCCAACAACACCATCCTGGGCCCGCACATCACATTTATGTGATCATTTGGGACAATGTCCGCTTCCACAGAACAAACCAAATCAGAGAGTGGTTCACCACCAACAGTGACCACTTTTTAAACGTCTGTCTGCCACCCTACTCCCCTTTCCTGAACCCTATAGAGGAGTTCTTCTCATCGTGGAGATGGAAGGTTTATGACAGACAACCATACACAAGAGAGAACCTCCTAAGGGCAATGGAGCTGGCCTGTGTTGACATCCCAGCGGAGGCCTTCCAAGGATGGATTCGCCATTCCAGGGCGTTTTTCCCGCGGTGCCTGGCGAGAGACAATATAGCCTGCGATGTGGATGAGGTGATGTGGCCCGATGCAGCTCAGCGACATGATGCCACACAGTga